A region from the Musa acuminata AAA Group cultivar baxijiao chromosome BXJ1-10, Cavendish_Baxijiao_AAA, whole genome shotgun sequence genome encodes:
- the LOC103999912 gene encoding actin-depolymerizing factor 7 has protein sequence MANAASGMAVNDDCKLKFLELKAKRTYRFIVFKIDEKLKQVIVEKVGEPTLGYDDFAASLPNNECRYAIYDFDFVTEENCQKSKIFFIAWSPDTSRVRSKMLYASSKDRFKRELDGIQVELQATDPTEMGLDVIRGRAN, from the exons ATG GCCAACGCGGCGTCAGGGATGGCCGTCAATGACGATTGCAAGCTGAAGTTCTTGGAACTGAAGGCGAAACGGACGTACCGTTTCATAGTGTTCAAGATCGATGAGAAGTTGAAGCAGGTTATCGTGGAGAAGGTCGGTGAGCCGACTCTGGGTTACGACGATTTTGCCGCTAGCCTTCCCAACAACGAGTGCAGATATGCCATCTACGACTTCGATTTCGTGACCGAGGAGAACTGCCAGAAGAGCAAGATCTTCTTCATTGCATG GTCTCCCGACACCTCGAGGGTGAGAAGCAAGATGCTCTATGCAAGCTCAAAAGACAGGTTTAAGAGAGAGTTAGACGGGATACAGGTGGAACTGCAAGCGACCGATCCTACTGAAATGGGACTCGATGTCATCAGAGGTCGTGCAAATTGA
- the LOC103999913 gene encoding uncharacterized protein LOC103999913 isoform X1: protein MGHLSSLGIGLSLVSGCLFLALVAEVYYMFWWKKRARRDIEDNYGSPAKELLHLFCWNQPSSLSSTALNPQEISASVDVATCSDGKDLPLKPFEGEDTIEAELMRLHRLAGPPRFLFTIKEETMEDLESEDGWCGEGRNRRGSRGKSLSDLFLSSDTPFLTPLSSPSLFTPPLTPLDCYRQSGFNPLFESSKEEDFVRMWSSPPPTFKFLKDAEEKLHRKKLTEEARQAHRSASHPSTSHSRGPEEKDATFITIVIEKNRDRGQQHHSSASQVIPLPSSPSSVGPLHKK, encoded by the coding sequence ATGGGACATTTAAGCAGTTTGGGCATCGGTTTAAGCCTTGTTTCAGGCTGCCTGTTCCTGGCTCTTGTTGCAGAGGTATACTACATGTTTTGGTGGAAGAAGAGAGCCCGCAGAGACATTGAGGACAACTACGGAAGCCCGGCCAAAGAGCTTCTTCATCTCTTCTGCTGGAACCAGCCATCTTCCCTGAGTTCCACAGCCCTCAACCCCCAGGAGATCTCCGCTTCGGTGGATGTCGCTACATGTTCTGATGGCAAAGATCTTCCGCTGAAGCCATTCGAAGGAGAGGACACCATAGAGGCAGAGCTCATGCGGCTGCACAGACTTGCAGGCCCTCCGAGGTTCCTCTTCACCATCAAAGAGGAAACAATGGAGGATTTGGAGTCGGAGGATGGGTGGTGCGGAGAGGGAAGGAACAGGAGAGGTTCCAGAGGGAAGAGTTTGAGCGATTTGTTTCTCTCTTCGGATACCCCATTCTTGACACCTCTCTCTTCCCCTTCTTTATTCACCCCGCCTCTGACTCCTCTAGATTGCTACAGACAAAGTGGATTCAACCCCCTCTTTGAATCCTCCAAGGAAGAAGATTTCGTCAGGATGTGGTCGTCACCACCTCCGACATTCAAGTTTCTGAAGGATGCCGAGGAAAAGCTACACAGGAAGAAGCTGACGGAAGAAGCAAGGCAGGCTCACAGAAGTGCTTCTCATCCTTCTACCTCACATTCCAGAGGCCCAGAAGAGAAGGATGCAACTTTCATCACCATAGTCATAGAAAAGAATAGAGACAGAGGGCAGCAGCACCATTCAAGTGCCTCGCAGGTGATCCCATTACCTTCTTCTCCTTCAAGCGTCGGACCACTGCACAAGAAGTGA
- the LOC103999913 gene encoding uncharacterized protein LOC103999913 isoform X2, producing the protein MGHLSSLGIGLSLVSGCLFLALVAEVYYMFWWKKRARRDIEDNYGSPAKELLHLFCWNQPSSLSSTALNPQEISASVDVATCSDGKDLPLKPFEGEDTIEAELMRLHRLAGPPRFLFTIKEETMEDLESEDGWCGEGRNRRGSRGKSLSDLFLSSDTPFLTPLSSPSLFTPPLTPLDCYRQSGFNPLFESSKEEDFVRMWSSPPPTFKFLKDAEEKLHRKKLTEEARQAHRSASHPSTSHSRGPEEKDATFITIVIEKNRDRGQQHHSSASQILYADSASLPSL; encoded by the exons ATGGGACATTTAAGCAGTTTGGGCATCGGTTTAAGCCTTGTTTCAGGCTGCCTGTTCCTGGCTCTTGTTGCAGAGGTATACTACATGTTTTGGTGGAAGAAGAGAGCCCGCAGAGACATTGAGGACAACTACGGAAGCCCGGCCAAAGAGCTTCTTCATCTCTTCTGCTGGAACCAGCCATCTTCCCTGAGTTCCACAGCCCTCAACCCCCAGGAGATCTCCGCTTCGGTGGATGTCGCTACATGTTCTGATGGCAAAGATCTTCCGCTGAAGCCATTCGAAGGAGAGGACACCATAGAGGCAGAGCTCATGCGGCTGCACAGACTTGCAGGCCCTCCGAGGTTCCTCTTCACCATCAAAGAGGAAACAATGGAGGATTTGGAGTCGGAGGATGGGTGGTGCGGAGAGGGAAGGAACAGGAGAGGTTCCAGAGGGAAGAGTTTGAGCGATTTGTTTCTCTCTTCGGATACCCCATTCTTGACACCTCTCTCTTCCCCTTCTTTATTCACCCCGCCTCTGACTCCTCTAGATTGCTACAGACAAAGTGGATTCAACCCCCTCTTTGAATCCTCCAAGGAAGAAGATTTCGTCAGGATGTGGTCGTCACCACCTCCGACATTCAAGTTTCTGAAGGATGCCGAGGAAAAGCTACACAGGAAGAAGCTGACGGAAGAAGCAAGGCAGGCTCACAGAAGTGCTTCTCATCCTTCTACCTCACATTCCAGAGGCCCAGAAGAGAAGGATGCAACTTTCATCACCATAGTCATAGAAAAGAATAGAGACAGAGGGCAGCAGCACCATTCAAGTGCCTCGCAG ATTCTCTACGCCGACTCCGCATCGTTGCCTTCGCTTTAA